One Chryseobacterium indoltheticum DNA segment encodes these proteins:
- a CDS encoding catalase translates to MDNKKLTTGSGAPYYEHQDSQTVGARGPVLLQDFILQENLAHFVRERIPERIVHAKGSGAYGKFTVTHDITKYTKAKLFSQVGNSCKMFARFSTVGGEKGSADTARDPRGFALKFYTEDGNWDLVGNNTPVFFIKDAKKFPDFIHTQKRVPKTNLKSPTMMWDFWSLNPESLHQVLILMSDRGTPYGFRHMHGFGSHTFSMINENNERVWVKFHFKTKQGIKNFTNDEATKMAGENPDFAQEDLCKAIDNGDFPKWTMYMQVMTEEQAKEFRWNPFDITKVWFQGDFPLIEVGEMELNEVPVNYFAHVEQSTFSPSNLINGISFSPDKMLQGRLFSYPDAHRYRVGVNAHQLEVNRCPFAVNNYQRDGFMADSSHYQDKPNYYPNSFDDIRPDSSYKNFEYELDSNHVANFNRNENDDDHYTQPGLLYTKAMNQQDRENLVKNIIDHMRGIDGPKRDEIINRQLCHFFRANIELGMKVASGLSVNIDANMMNHSK, encoded by the coding sequence ATGGATAATAAAAAATTAACAACAGGCAGCGGAGCACCATATTACGAACACCAGGATTCTCAAACTGTAGGTGCGCGTGGCCCGGTGTTGTTACAGGATTTTATTTTACAGGAAAATCTTGCTCATTTTGTGAGAGAAAGAATTCCGGAAAGAATTGTTCATGCTAAAGGAAGTGGAGCTTACGGAAAATTTACAGTCACTCATGACATTACAAAATATACAAAAGCCAAATTATTTTCTCAGGTAGGAAATTCTTGTAAAATGTTTGCCCGTTTCTCTACTGTCGGTGGCGAAAAAGGAAGTGCCGATACTGCAAGAGATCCTCGCGGATTTGCCTTAAAATTCTACACGGAAGATGGAAATTGGGATTTGGTAGGGAACAACACACCCGTTTTCTTTATTAAAGATGCTAAAAAATTCCCTGATTTTATACATACTCAAAAAAGAGTTCCAAAGACCAACTTAAAAAGCCCAACCATGATGTGGGATTTCTGGAGTTTAAATCCGGAATCATTACATCAAGTTCTGATTTTAATGTCAGATCGAGGGACACCTTATGGCTTCAGACACATGCATGGTTTTGGGTCTCATACTTTCTCGATGATTAATGAAAATAATGAAAGAGTTTGGGTGAAATTTCATTTTAAAACGAAACAGGGAATTAAAAACTTCACCAACGACGAGGCAACGAAAATGGCAGGAGAAAACCCTGATTTTGCTCAGGAAGATCTTTGTAAGGCAATCGACAATGGCGATTTCCCGAAATGGACGATGTATATGCAGGTGATGACCGAAGAGCAGGCAAAAGAATTTAGATGGAATCCTTTCGACATTACCAAGGTTTGGTTTCAGGGAGATTTTCCTTTGATCGAAGTTGGCGAAATGGAGCTGAATGAAGTGCCGGTAAATTATTTTGCACATGTAGAGCAATCCACTTTCTCACCAAGTAATTTGATCAACGGAATCAGCTTTTCACCTGACAAAATGCTTCAGGGAAGATTATTTTCTTACCCGGATGCTCACCGATACAGAGTTGGCGTCAATGCTCATCAGTTGGAAGTCAACAGATGCCCGTTCGCAGTCAATAATTACCAAAGAGACGGTTTTATGGCAGACTCATCTCATTATCAAGATAAGCCCAACTACTATCCAAACAGTTTTGATGACATAAGACCAGATTCGTCTTACAAAAATTTTGAATATGAGCTGGATAGCAACCATGTAGCCAATTTCAACAGAAATGAAAATGACGACGATCATTACACGCAACCCGGGCTTTTATATACAAAAGCGATGAATCAGCAAGACCGAGAAAATCTGGTAAAGAACATTATAGATCACATGAGGGGAATTGATGGGCCTAAAAGAGACGAGATTATCAACCGCCAGTTGTGTCATTTTTTCAGGGCAAATATTGAGCTTGGCATGAAAGTGGCATCAGGTTTAAGTGTCAATATTGACGCCAACATGATGAATCATTCAAAATAA